One Gemella haemolysans ATCC 10379 DNA segment encodes these proteins:
- a CDS encoding Imm59 family immunity protein, translating to MRAELEKQYVLEIESRIKLNNFQTLHYVLFDESKRLPWATHLFYKNGVFQVNSRDERSYVVGETWIFNNFDDAVKKFIEILKDTVEAENLANLLGFSHPYSSSLWDK from the coding sequence ATGCGAGCAGAACTAGAAAAACAATATGTGTTAGAGATTGAATCGAGAATTAAATTGAATAATTTTCAGACTCTACATTACGTGCTCTTTGATGAATCAAAGAGATTACCTTGGGCAACACATCTATTTTATAAGAATGGTGTATTCCAAGTAAATAGTAGAGATGAACGTTCTTATGTCGTGGGGGAAACTTGGATATTTAATAATTTTGATGATGCAGTTAAGAAGTTTATAGAAATACTTAAAGATACAGTAGAAGCAGAGAATTTGGCTAATTTATTAGGATTTTCTCATCCCTATTCATCTTCATTATGGGATAAGTAA
- a CDS encoding recombinase family protein, which produces MTDPGAAQRGQDPNASYADEGFSGTSTKKRSEFNRMIQDCKEDKIDRILVKFISRFSRNTLDCIRFVRELKELGVGITFEKENIDSLDAKGEVLLTILSSLAQDESRFISENATRGIRK; this is translated from the coding sequence CTGACGGATCCAGGAGCGGCTCAGCGTGGCCAGGATCCCAATGCTAGCTATGCGGATGAAGGGTTTTCAGGAACATCTACCAAAAAGCGGTCAGAGTTTAATCGAATGATTCAGGATTGTAAGGAAGATAAGATTGATAGAATACTTGTTAAGTTCATCAGTCGGTTTTCAAGAAATACCCTAGACTGCATACGATTTGTACGTGAGCTAAAAGAGCTAGGAGTTGGCATTACCTTTGAAAAAGAGAATATTGACTCTCTAGATGCAAAAGGAGAGGTTCTACTAACAATCTTATCGTCATTGGCACAGGATGAATCGCGCTTTATTTCAGAGAACGCGACACGGGGAATCCGCAAGTGA
- a CDS encoding recombinase family protein, whose amino-acid sequence MGYDKDEDGNLIINEEQAQVLRRIFQMFLMGQTPESIARRLNYEGGDDQERRIGIQAPFRKCSIMKGIKGICSYRK is encoded by the coding sequence ATGGGTTACGATAAGGATGAAGATGGCAATCTTATCATAAATGAAGAACAAGCACAAGTCTTAAGGAGAATCTTTCAAATGTTCCTAATGGGTCAGACACCAGAATCAATCGCTAGAAGGTTGAATTATGAGGGGGGCGATGATCAGGAAAGGCGAATTGGTATCCAAGCTCCATTCAGAAAATGTTCCATAATGAAAGGCATAAAGGGGATCTGCTCTTACAGAAAATAG